From the Xenorhabdus ishibashii genome, one window contains:
- the ompR gene encoding two-component system response regulator OmpR, whose protein sequence is MQESYKILVVDDDMRLRALLERYLSEQGFQVRGAANAEQMDRLLTRESIQLIVLDLMLPGEDGLSICRRLRSQHNSIPIIMVSAKGEEVDRIVGLEIGADDYLAKPFNPRELLARMRAVLRRQANELPGAPTSDDAVIKFGKFKLDLGTREMFHQDALLPLTSGEFSVLKVLVSHPREPLSRDKLMSLARGREYGAMERSIDVQISRLRRLIEEDPAHPRYIQTVWGLGYVFVPDGNKV, encoded by the coding sequence ATGCAAGAGAGTTATAAGATCCTTGTTGTTGATGATGATATGCGCTTGCGGGCGTTACTGGAACGTTACTTATCCGAACAGGGATTCCAAGTGCGTGGCGCAGCAAATGCAGAGCAGATGGATCGTTTATTGACCAGAGAATCCATCCAATTGATTGTCCTGGATTTAATGTTACCGGGAGAAGATGGATTGTCTATTTGTCGAAGGCTGAGAAGTCAGCATAATTCAATCCCGATCATCATGGTATCCGCGAAAGGGGAAGAGGTTGATCGGATTGTTGGGCTTGAAATTGGCGCTGATGATTATCTTGCCAAGCCTTTTAACCCGCGTGAATTGTTAGCACGTATGCGGGCTGTCCTGCGGAGACAAGCAAATGAATTACCGGGAGCGCCGACGTCAGATGATGCGGTGATCAAGTTTGGGAAATTTAAACTTGATCTTGGAACGCGTGAAATGTTTCATCAAGATGCATTATTACCGTTGACCAGTGGGGAATTTTCCGTGTTGAAGGTGTTAGTTTCTCACCCACGTGAGCCATTATCACGGGATAAATTGATGAGTTTGGCTCGCGGACGAGAGTATGGTGCGATGGAGCGTTCCATTGATGTCCAGATTTCCCGCCTGCGTCGCCTGATTGAAGAAGATCCTGCCCATCCTCGTTATATCCAGACAGTTTGGGGGCTGGGGTACGTTTTTGTTCCTGATGGAAACAAGGTATGA
- a CDS encoding amino acid ABC transporter permease: MFEQFITEHLLAPEYLQWLWQGFLITLWLSACVIASSTLLGFVIAAARDSQIKPLCWLVTAYTTVFRNTPLLVQLFFWYFASGQVLPQAAMMWLNTPHDTMIFGLTLEWPSFEFLAGFIGLTLYSAPFVAEELRAGIQGVGRGQKYAAHALGLTGWQAMRHVVLPQALKIAMPPLLGQYMNIVKNSSLTMAIGVAELSYASRQVETQSLQTFEAFGVATVLYIAIIAMMEGWGQWRQQRTLARGY, translated from the coding sequence ATGTTTGAGCAATTTATTACCGAGCACTTACTGGCTCCTGAATATCTGCAATGGCTTTGGCAGGGATTTCTGATCACCTTGTGGCTTTCTGCCTGTGTCATTGCTTCTTCTACTTTACTGGGTTTTGTGATTGCGGCAGCACGGGATAGCCAAATCAAGCCACTGTGCTGGCTGGTTACGGCTTATACGACGGTATTTCGTAACACGCCTTTATTGGTACAACTGTTTTTTTGGTACTTCGCATCCGGGCAAGTTCTGCCACAAGCGGCGATGATGTGGCTGAACACGCCCCACGATACAATGATTTTCGGTCTGACACTGGAATGGCCGTCTTTTGAGTTTTTGGCGGGATTTATTGGATTAACCCTCTATTCAGCGCCGTTTGTTGCAGAAGAATTACGTGCGGGCATTCAGGGCGTCGGACGCGGGCAGAAATATGCAGCCCATGCATTGGGTTTAACGGGCTGGCAGGCCATGCGTCACGTTGTATTGCCTCAGGCACTGAAAATAGCCATGCCACCTTTATTGGGGCAATACATGAATATTGTCAAAAATTCATCATTGACGATGGCGATTGGTGTGGCAGAACTCTCCTATGCTTCTCGTCAGGTGGAAACCCAATCCTTACAAACCTTTGAGGCATTTGGTGTGGCGACCGTACTCTACATCGCCATTATTGCCATGATGGAAGGCTGGGGACAATGGCGCCAACAGAGAACATTGGCGAGAGGGTATTGA
- the phoU gene encoding phosphate signaling complex protein PhoU: protein MDNLNLSKHISGQFTAELEHVRTELMTMGGLVEEQLSKAILAMHNQDEVLARQVIEDDQKVNMMEVAIDEACVRIIAKRQPTASDLRLIMVISKTIAELERIGDVADKICQTALERFSHQQQSLLVSLESLGRHTIQMLHDVLDAFARMDLQEAIRIYHEDKKVDQEYESIIRQLMTYMMEDPRTIPNVMTALFCARSIERIGDRCQNICEFIFYYVKGQDFRHIGGDNLEKLLIQKE from the coding sequence ATGGACAATCTGAATCTCAGCAAACACATTTCCGGTCAATTTACGGCTGAACTGGAGCATGTTCGTACAGAATTGATGACAATGGGGGGGCTGGTGGAAGAGCAGCTCAGCAAAGCGATTCTGGCGATGCATAACCAAGATGAAGTATTAGCACGGCAAGTCATTGAGGATGACCAAAAGGTTAATATGATGGAAGTGGCGATTGATGAAGCGTGTGTCCGCATCATTGCAAAACGCCAACCGACGGCCAGTGACCTGCGTTTGATCATGGTCATTTCAAAAACCATTGCTGAACTGGAGCGTATTGGCGATGTTGCCGATAAAATTTGCCAGACCGCGCTTGAAAGATTTTCACATCAACAGCAATCCTTGCTGGTCAGCCTGGAATCATTAGGGCGTCATACAATCCAAATGTTGCACGATGTGTTGGATGCCTTTGCCCGTATGGATCTGCAAGAAGCTATCCGTATCTACCATGAAGATAAAAAAGTTGATCAGGAATACGAAAGTATTATCCGCCAGCTAATGACCTATATGATGGAAGATCCCAGAACCATTCCGAATGTTATGACGGCTCTCTTCTGTGCTCGCTCTATTGAACGCATTGGTGACCGTTGCCAGAATATTTGTGAATTTATCTTCTATTACGTTAAAGGGCAGGACTTCCGCCATATTGGTGGCGATAATCTGGAAAAATTACTGATCCAAAAAGAGTAA
- the pstS gene encoding phosphate ABC transporter substrate-binding protein PstS, producing MKSMRTTVASIMVTVFAMTSLPSFAVASLTGAGATFPAPIYTKWADSYQKETGNKINYQGIGSSGGVKQIIANTVDFGASDAPLSDEKLATDGLFQFPTVIGGIVLAVNISGVKSGQLILDGKTLGDIYLGNIKKWNDPAIAKLNPNLKLPDQNIAVVRRADGSGTSYVFTSYLSKVNSDWKQKVGVGTTVKWPTGLGGKGNDGIAAFVQRLPGSIGYVEYAYAKQNHLAYTKLVSAGGAVVAPTEENFSAAAKGADWNSSFAQDLTNQKGDNAWPITSTTFILIHKQQKNAANGTEVLKFFDWAYDNGKKQAKDLDYATLPEEVVSQVRAAWKSNLPFY from the coding sequence ATGAAATCAATGCGTACCACTGTGGCGAGCATCATGGTTACTGTATTTGCCATGACATCTCTGCCTTCATTTGCGGTAGCCAGCTTGACGGGGGCAGGTGCGACATTTCCTGCACCGATATATACCAAGTGGGCCGATTCTTATCAGAAAGAAACGGGTAACAAAATCAACTACCAAGGCATCGGCTCTTCTGGTGGTGTAAAACAGATTATTGCCAATACCGTTGATTTTGGTGCATCTGATGCCCCGCTTTCTGATGAAAAATTGGCGACTGATGGTTTGTTCCAGTTCCCAACGGTAATCGGTGGGATTGTGCTGGCAGTGAATATTTCTGGCGTTAAATCTGGTCAATTGATTTTGGATGGTAAAACCCTTGGTGACATCTATCTGGGTAATATCAAGAAATGGAATGATCCGGCAATTGCAAAGTTGAATCCGAATCTCAAACTGCCGGATCAGAACATTGCCGTAGTTCGTCGCGCTGATGGATCAGGAACTTCCTATGTCTTCACGAGTTATTTGTCCAAAGTTAACAGCGATTGGAAACAAAAAGTTGGAGTTGGCACGACTGTCAAATGGCCAACCGGATTGGGCGGTAAAGGTAATGATGGGATTGCTGCATTTGTTCAGCGTCTGCCGGGTTCGATTGGTTATGTCGAATATGCCTATGCGAAGCAGAATCACCTGGCTTATACCAAACTGGTCTCAGCGGGTGGTGCTGTGGTAGCGCCGACTGAAGAAAATTTTAGCGCAGCGGCTAAAGGTGCAGATTGGAACAGCAGTTTTGCGCAGGATCTGACAAATCAGAAAGGCGATAATGCGTGGCCAATTACGTCTACTACCTTCATTCTTATCCATAAACAACAGAAAAATGCTGCTAATGGTACTGAAGTGCTGAAATTCTTTGATTGGGCTTATGACAACGGCAAAAAACAGGCGAAAGATTTGGATTATGCCACCCTGCCGGAAGAGGTGGTCAGTCAGGTACGTGCAGCATGGAAGAGCAATCTCCCCTTTTATTAA
- a CDS encoding NCS2 family permease: protein MSTINSGSANRQSLLHRVFKLREHGTTIRTEIIAGLTTFLTMVYIVFVNPQILAVAGMDIKAVFVTTCLIAAVGSIMMGLMANLPVAVAPAMGLNAFFAFVVVGAMGLSWQVAMGAIFWGAVGLFILTLLRVRYWMIANIPLSLRVGITSGIGLFIAMMGLKNAGIIVPNPDTIVSIGNFASHNVLLGTLGFFIIAILAARNFHAAVLVSIIVTTGIGLMMGYVEYHGIFDLPPSVMSVVGNVDVKGALDIALAGVIFSFMLVNLFDSSGTLIGVTDKAGIADSSGKFPRMKQALYVDSISSMAGSYIGTSSVTAYIESSSGVSVGGRTGLTAIVVGILFLLVMFISPLASMVPAYATAGALVYVGVLMTSSLTRVKWNDLTESVPAFITAVMMPFSFSITEGIALGFIAYCAMKLGTGKWREISPCVLVVTLLFVLKMVFVDAH, encoded by the coding sequence ATGAGCACAATAAATTCTGGCTCTGCTAATCGCCAGAGCTTGCTTCATCGCGTGTTTAAATTAAGGGAACATGGCACGACAATTCGTACTGAAATAATTGCTGGATTGACGACTTTTTTAACGATGGTTTATATCGTCTTTGTTAACCCGCAAATTCTGGCGGTTGCAGGCATGGATATTAAGGCGGTATTTGTGACGACCTGTTTAATCGCCGCAGTTGGCAGCATTATGATGGGATTGATGGCGAATCTGCCTGTTGCCGTTGCACCTGCAATGGGGCTAAATGCGTTTTTTGCCTTTGTTGTGGTCGGAGCGATGGGTCTTTCGTGGCAGGTTGCGATGGGGGCAATTTTCTGGGGGGCGGTGGGATTGTTTATATTGACTCTCCTGCGAGTCCGTTACTGGATGATCGCCAATATCCCATTGAGCCTGCGTGTGGGCATTACCAGTGGTATCGGTCTTTTCATCGCCATGATGGGATTGAAAAATGCGGGTATTATCGTGCCTAATCCCGACACAATCGTCTCAATCGGCAATTTTGCTTCTCACAATGTCTTGTTGGGGACATTGGGTTTTTTCATTATTGCCATTTTAGCAGCACGTAATTTCCATGCGGCGGTGTTGGTTTCGATTATTGTGACAACCGGCATTGGATTGATGATGGGGTATGTGGAATATCACGGTATTTTTGATCTGCCGCCCAGTGTGATGAGTGTAGTGGGTAACGTTGATGTAAAAGGTGCTCTGGATATCGCTTTGGCTGGTGTTATTTTCTCATTTATGTTGGTGAACTTGTTTGATTCTTCCGGCACATTGATTGGTGTGACGGATAAAGCGGGTATTGCTGACAGTAGTGGCAAATTCCCACGCATGAAACAAGCCTTGTACGTGGACAGTATCAGTTCGATGGCGGGTTCTTACATTGGAACGTCTTCGGTTACCGCCTATATTGAAAGTTCTTCGGGCGTTTCTGTTGGTGGCCGGACGGGTTTGACAGCAATTGTTGTGGGTATTTTATTCCTGTTGGTCATGTTTATTTCTCCACTGGCAAGCATGGTGCCTGCTTATGCTACAGCGGGAGCTTTGGTCTATGTGGGCGTCTTGATGACTTCCAGCCTGACAAGGGTGAAATGGAATGATTTGACTGAATCCGTTCCTGCTTTTATTACCGCAGTGATGATGCCATTTAGCTTCTCCATTACCGAAGGTATTGCTCTGGGTTTTATCGCCTACTGTGCTATGAAATTGGGCACTGGCAAGTGGCGTGAAATTAGCCCATGTGTTCTTGTCGTGACCCTATTGTTTGTATTAAAAATGGTATTTGTGGATGCCCATTGA
- the pstC gene encoding phosphate ABC transporter permease PstC: protein MAERKTALKAPGKKGDIIFSALVRLAALLTLFLLGGIIISLIIASWPSIQVFGFAFLWSKEWDAPAELFGALVPIYGTLMTSLVALIIAVPVSFGIALFLTELSPNWLKRPLGVAIELLAAIPSIVYGMWGLFVFAPLFASYFQQPVGDVLSSIPIVGALFSGPAFGIGILAAGVILAIMVIPYIASVMRDVFEQTPVMMKESAYGIGCTTWEVIWHIVLPYTKNGVIGGVMLGLGRALGETMAVTFIIGNTYQLDSVSLYMPGNSITSALANEFAEAESGLHTAALMELGLILFVITFVVLALSKLMIMRLAKNEGQR from the coding sequence ATGGCCGAACGTAAAACGGCACTGAAAGCACCGGGCAAAAAGGGTGACATTATCTTCAGTGCTTTGGTCAGGTTAGCTGCGTTGTTAACTTTATTTCTGCTGGGAGGCATTATCATTTCGCTGATTATTGCTTCCTGGCCGAGTATACAAGTATTTGGTTTTGCTTTCTTATGGAGTAAAGAGTGGGATGCACCGGCTGAGTTGTTTGGCGCATTAGTACCGATTTATGGCACATTGATGACTTCGTTAGTTGCCCTGATCATTGCGGTTCCAGTAAGTTTTGGCATTGCCCTGTTTCTGACGGAGTTGTCCCCAAACTGGTTGAAACGCCCATTGGGTGTGGCGATTGAGTTATTGGCGGCGATCCCCAGCATTGTTTATGGCATGTGGGGGTTGTTTGTCTTTGCTCCACTATTTGCTAGCTATTTCCAGCAACCCGTTGGTGACGTGCTCTCCAGCATTCCCATCGTGGGCGCTCTGTTCTCTGGCCCTGCCTTTGGTATTGGCATTCTGGCTGCGGGCGTCATTCTTGCCATTATGGTTATCCCCTATATCGCTTCTGTCATGCGTGATGTGTTTGAACAGACTCCTGTAATGATGAAAGAGTCTGCTTATGGCATTGGTTGTACAACATGGGAAGTGATTTGGCATATCGTCTTGCCTTATACCAAAAATGGTGTGATTGGTGGTGTAATGTTAGGGCTTGGTCGGGCATTGGGGGAAACAATGGCTGTCACCTTTATTATCGGTAATACCTACCAACTTGATAGTGTGTCGCTGTATATGCCAGGGAACAGTATCACTTCTGCATTGGCAAATGAATTTGCTGAGGCTGAGTCTGGTTTGCACACTGCTGCATTGATGGAACTGGGGCTGATCTTGTTTGTCATCACTTTTGTCGTATTGGCGTTGTCAAAATTAATGATTATGCGTCTGGCAAAAAATGAGGGACAGCGCTGA
- a CDS encoding amino acid ABC transporter permease — protein MDFTVIAENWRYLLLGTFPDGPLEGAALTLVISIIAGTISIVLGILGGVALAMLRGFWVNLLAAVLGFFRAIPVIMLIFWTYFLLPVVLGMEIPEITTVVCALALITSAYLAHGVKAGILAIGDGQWRAGLSLGFNRWEVLRHIVLPQALRMMVPSFINQWIALIKDTSLAYIVGVAELSFLATQVNNRSMVYPMEVFLFVALVYFVMCLSLELMANYMARRFSVRRKKTAIFGFWRKKTLTVVPQN, from the coding sequence ATGGACTTTACTGTTATTGCAGAAAACTGGCGTTATTTGCTCTTGGGAACCTTTCCCGATGGACCACTGGAAGGGGCGGCATTGACGCTGGTAATCAGTATCATAGCGGGGACTATTTCCATCGTATTGGGTATTCTCGGTGGCGTTGCACTGGCGATGCTGCGCGGTTTTTGGGTCAACTTATTGGCGGCAGTGTTGGGTTTCTTTCGCGCCATTCCGGTCATTATGCTGATTTTCTGGACGTATTTCTTATTGCCCGTCGTATTGGGAATGGAGATCCCTGAAATTACGACCGTTGTCTGTGCATTGGCATTGATTACTTCGGCTTATTTAGCACATGGCGTCAAAGCGGGGATTTTAGCGATTGGTGATGGTCAATGGCGGGCAGGATTATCGCTGGGCTTTAATCGTTGGGAAGTATTGCGGCATATCGTTTTGCCACAGGCATTGCGTATGATGGTGCCTTCATTTATCAATCAGTGGATTGCGTTAATCAAGGATACCTCATTGGCTTATATCGTTGGCGTCGCGGAATTGTCATTTTTGGCGACCCAAGTGAATAACCGCAGTATGGTCTATCCGATGGAAGTCTTTTTATTCGTTGCGCTGGTTTATTTTGTGATGTGTTTATCACTGGAGTTAATGGCTAATTACATGGCCCGTCGTTTCTCAGTGAGGCGTAAAAAGACCGCCATCTTCGGGTTTTGGCGTAAAAAAACGTTGACCGTGGTTCCTCAAAATTAA
- a CDS encoding ABC transporter substrate-binding protein, with the protein MKIRNKSRIAVTALLTSLALVSGVAKADKLDDIKKAGTIRIAVFDSNPPFGFIDPQTKKLAGYDVDIANAIANDLGVKLELRPTNPANRIPLLSSKKIDLIAANFTITDERAKQVDFSIPYFATGQKFIARKGVLIKPDDIAKLRIGADKGTVQEITLRERYPTTKVISYDDTPLAFAALRNGNVQAITQDDAKLVGLLANVPEAQKADFEISPFSITREYQAVAASKGETRLVDSVNQTLLKLEKEGKAEKIYNRWFGPDTKSAQPRGDFKFAPLEDQAK; encoded by the coding sequence ATGAAGATTCGCAACAAATCTCGCATAGCGGTTACTGCTTTGCTGACCAGCTTGGCATTGGTTTCAGGAGTGGCAAAAGCAGATAAACTTGATGACATTAAAAAAGCTGGCACGATACGTATTGCGGTATTTGACAGTAACCCACCATTTGGTTTTATCGATCCCCAAACAAAAAAATTGGCAGGCTATGATGTCGATATCGCCAATGCGATTGCCAATGATTTGGGGGTAAAGCTGGAACTGCGTCCAACGAATCCAGCAAACCGCATCCCTCTGCTTTCTTCCAAGAAAATTGACTTAATTGCTGCTAACTTCACGATCACGGATGAACGCGCAAAACAAGTTGATTTCTCCATCCCTTATTTTGCGACGGGCCAGAAATTCATTGCCCGCAAAGGTGTTTTGATCAAGCCGGACGATATTGCCAAACTGCGTATTGGTGCAGACAAGGGCACTGTACAGGAAATTACCTTGCGTGAGCGTTATCCAACAACCAAAGTGATCTCTTATGATGATACACCGTTGGCATTTGCGGCTCTGAGAAATGGTAATGTTCAGGCGATCACGCAGGACGATGCGAAACTGGTTGGTTTGCTGGCAAACGTACCAGAAGCCCAGAAAGCCGATTTTGAAATTTCCCCTTTCAGCATTACCCGTGAATATCAAGCAGTCGCGGCTTCCAAAGGGGAAACGCGATTGGTTGATTCGGTTAACCAAACCTTACTGAAATTGGAAAAAGAGGGGAAAGCAGAGAAAATCTATAACCGCTGGTTTGGCCCAGACACTAAATCCGCTCAACCGCGTGGTGATTTTAAATTTGCTCCGTTAGAGGATCAGGCAAAATAG
- the pstA gene encoding phosphate ABC transporter permease PstA has product MTTINKQLPHLVDTVNDAEMKSRRRMQSWRRQKNRLALMISMMTMAFGLFWLGWILISTVTKGIDGMSLALFTEMTPPPNTEGGGLANAIVGSGLLIFWATVFGTPLGIMAGIYLAEYGRRSWLAEIIRFINDILLSAPSIVVGLFVYTVVVAKVQHFSGWAGIIALALLQIPIVIRTTENMLKLVPDNLREAAYALGTPKWKMISAITLKASISGIITGVLLAIARIAGETAPLLFTSLSNQFWSTDLSQPIANLPVTIFKFAMSPFSDWQQLAWAGVLLITLCVLLINIVARALFAKKKY; this is encoded by the coding sequence ATGACAACCATCAATAAGCAACTTCCACATTTAGTCGATACAGTAAACGACGCGGAGATGAAAAGCCGTCGCCGTATGCAGTCTTGGCGTCGCCAGAAAAATCGGCTGGCACTCATGATATCCATGATGACGATGGCATTCGGCTTATTCTGGCTGGGCTGGATTTTAATCTCCACCGTTACTAAAGGTATTGATGGTATGTCGCTGGCGTTGTTTACCGAAATGACGCCACCGCCCAATACCGAGGGCGGTGGATTGGCAAACGCCATTGTTGGCAGCGGATTGTTAATCTTCTGGGCAACGGTGTTTGGTACGCCATTGGGGATTATGGCGGGAATTTATCTGGCGGAATATGGTCGCCGTTCATGGCTGGCAGAAATCATCCGCTTTATTAATGACATCCTGCTTTCAGCCCCTTCGATTGTTGTCGGATTATTTGTCTATACGGTTGTGGTGGCAAAGGTGCAACACTTTTCGGGTTGGGCAGGGATAATTGCGTTAGCACTGTTGCAGATCCCCATCGTTATCCGCACGACGGAAAACATGCTGAAATTAGTGCCGGATAACTTGCGTGAAGCCGCTTATGCACTGGGTACTCCGAAATGGAAAATGATCTCTGCTATTACATTAAAGGCATCGATATCAGGCATTATTACCGGTGTATTGCTGGCTATTGCCCGAATCGCTGGTGAAACGGCTCCACTGTTGTTTACTTCGCTTTCTAATCAGTTCTGGAGCACCGATCTCAGCCAGCCGATTGCAAACCTGCCTGTCACCATTTTCAAGTTTGCCATGAGTCCATTTTCTGACTGGCAGCAGTTGGCATGGGCGGGGGTATTGCTGATCACCCTGTGTGTATTGCTAATTAATATTGTGGCGCGTGCACTGTTTGCGAAGAAAAAATACTAA
- a CDS encoding ATP-binding protein, giving the protein MKNPSVKKFWLSLRTLFFRVLYLVLGSLLFSSLVTLLLVVLEELPFNAIFPYLFISVFVVALPVFMMFWRYSAIQKHSLKVMQKVVIDIEKGRRGSSMPEMGTPAIRSVIRALNRLSMKLKSQESDQAVLIAGVSHDLRTPLTRIRLAMEMMEGKDDFLTESIHQDIEECNVMIDQFIDYQRAGQDMPMACCELNGLLEEVITAEQRCAVDTDIENCLATSSIFILAHPFSIKRVLINLFTNARRYGNGWIRVSSGSTEKFGWFQVEDNGTGMTKEEATVLFQPFTQGNRNEINNGVGLGLAIIRRIIDTHGGNIQVGSSEKEGLSIRIYIPLSAR; this is encoded by the coding sequence ATGAAAAATCCCAGTGTGAAAAAGTTTTGGCTTTCTTTGCGTACTTTATTTTTCCGTGTCCTGTATTTAGTGCTGGGCAGCTTGCTGTTCAGCTCTCTGGTTACCTTACTGCTGGTGGTACTGGAAGAACTCCCTTTTAACGCGATATTTCCCTATCTCTTTATCAGTGTTTTTGTGGTGGCATTGCCCGTGTTCATGATGTTCTGGCGATATTCCGCTATCCAGAAACATTCATTGAAGGTGATGCAAAAAGTCGTTATCGACATAGAAAAAGGCAGAAGAGGTTCATCGATGCCTGAAATGGGGACGCCCGCTATTCGTTCTGTGATTAGGGCGCTTAACCGATTGTCGATGAAGCTGAAATCACAGGAAAGCGATCAGGCGGTATTAATAGCTGGCGTAAGCCATGATTTGCGCACGCCACTTACCCGTATTCGTTTGGCGATGGAAATGATGGAAGGAAAAGATGATTTTCTGACAGAGTCTATCCATCAGGATATTGAAGAGTGCAATGTCATGATTGATCAATTTATTGATTACCAGCGAGCAGGGCAGGATATGCCGATGGCATGCTGTGAATTGAATGGATTGCTTGAAGAGGTGATTACGGCAGAGCAGCGTTGTGCGGTAGATACAGATATTGAAAATTGCTTAGCGACAAGTTCGATTTTCATTTTGGCTCATCCCTTTTCCATCAAACGTGTATTGATCAATCTGTTCACTAATGCCCGACGTTATGGCAATGGGTGGATACGCGTCAGTAGTGGCTCAACAGAAAAATTCGGCTGGTTTCAGGTTGAGGACAACGGTACTGGAATGACGAAAGAAGAAGCCACCGTTTTATTCCAGCCTTTCACGCAGGGAAATAGAAATGAAATAAATAATGGCGTGGGGCTAGGGCTGGCTATCATCCGTCGTATCATTGATACCCATGGGGGAAATATTCAGGTGGGGAGCAGCGAAAAAGAGGGGCTATCCATTCGCATATATATTCCGTTGAGTGCAAGATGA
- the pstB gene encoding phosphate ABC transporter ATP-binding protein PstB → MNKANGIAVNKIAVNKIAVSKIQVRDLNFYYGKFHALKNITLDIAQNKVTAFIGPSGCGKSTLLRTFNKMYELYGEQRAEGEITLDGTNILTDKQDIALLRAKVGMVFQKPTPFPMSIYDNIAFGVRLFEKLPRAEMDERVQWALTKAALWNETKDKLHQSGYSLSGGQQQRLCIARGIAIRPEVLLLDEPCSALDPISTGRIEELISELKSEYTVVIVTHNMQQAARCSDYTAFMYLGELIEFSDTDRLFTTPKMKQTEDYITGRYG, encoded by the coding sequence ATGAATAAAGCGAATGGCATTGCAGTAAATAAAATTGCAGTAAATAAAATTGCGGTAAGTAAAATTCAGGTACGCGATCTGAATTTCTATTACGGCAAGTTTCATGCGCTGAAAAATATTACGCTGGATATCGCACAAAATAAAGTAACGGCATTCATCGGGCCATCGGGCTGTGGTAAGTCCACGTTACTACGTACTTTCAACAAAATGTATGAATTGTACGGTGAGCAGCGTGCTGAAGGTGAAATTACTCTGGATGGCACGAATATCCTGACAGACAAGCAAGATATTGCCTTGCTACGTGCCAAAGTTGGGATGGTTTTTCAGAAGCCGACACCCTTCCCGATGTCCATTTACGACAATATTGCTTTCGGGGTGCGTTTGTTTGAGAAACTGCCCAGAGCAGAGATGGATGAGCGAGTCCAATGGGCGTTGACAAAAGCGGCATTGTGGAATGAAACCAAAGATAAATTGCATCAGAGTGGGTATAGCCTTTCCGGTGGCCAGCAACAGCGTCTGTGTATTGCCCGTGGTATTGCTATTCGCCCTGAGGTTTTGCTGCTGGATGAACCCTGTTCGGCACTTGATCCCATCTCTACAGGACGCATTGAAGAGTTAATCAGCGAACTGAAATCGGAATATACCGTTGTGATAGTCACCCACAATATGCAGCAGGCGGCTCGCTGTTCGGATTACACGGCTTTTATGTACCTTGGTGAACTGATTGAATTTAGCGATACCGATAGATTGTTCACCACACCGAAAATGAAACAGACCGAAGATTATATTACTGGCCGTTACGGTTGA